GCCGTAAATAATGGAACTGTTTTTTCATTCATTTCTTTTGATGCCCATCTTAAGGACATACTCAGGAATATCAGGGAAATTACCCAAAATATCCCGCTTTCCCATAATGGGATAAATCCATCTGGTATGTGCATAGCCCCACCCATTTTAGAGTATCAATTTTTTGATATATTTAATACAGATAATATCTGATATATCGCAGTATTTATATGTTATCATATTTTATTACTATGTAACAATAATCTGTAATTATTATTACTCATATGGGCAAAATTATATTATAACCGGATTACAATTAAGAAGAAAAGAATTAACAAAAATGTTGAAAAAATGCATGTCTTGGATCTACTTAAAGAAAACAAAATTACTGAATTAAGGCCCCCTCAAAAAAAAGTAATTGACGAAGGACTTTTTGATAAAACAAAGAATTTTTTAATATGTATTCCAACGGCTAGTGGAAAAACGCTTATTGGAGAAATGGCTTTATTAAATCATATTTTAGATGAAAATAAAAATTTAACTGGGAAAAAAGGACTATTTATCGTTCCATTAAAGGCGCTTGCAAATGAAAAATTTGACGAATTTAGGGAAAAATACGAAAAATATGGAATAAAAGTAGGACTATCAATTGGAGATTTTGATACAAAAGAGAACCTTTCAAAGTTTCATATTATTATAACTACTTCTGAAAAGCTCGATTCACTGATGAGGCATAACGTTGAATGGATAAATGATGTATCGTTAGCAGTAATTGATGAAATCCATTTAATCGGAGACAATGAACGAGGAGGTACATTAGAAGTAATATTAACGAAGTTGAAAAACTTAAATGCCCAAATTGTAGGTCTTTCTGCAACCATTGGAAACCCTGAAGAACTCTCAAACTGGTTAAATGCAAAATTAATTGTTGATGGATGGAGACCAGTTGAACTAAAAAAAGGAATTTACTTTGAAAATGAACTTGAATTTTTAAAAAATCCTGCAAAAAAAATAAAACAAGTTTCTCGAAATAATTTGACTGATTTAATAGTTGATAGTGTTGAAGAAAAAGGTTCTTGTTTGATATTCTGTAATTCGAAAAGAAATGCAGTTGGTGAAGCAAAAAAACACAATTTAGCTAAATATTTAACAAGAACTGAACAGCATGAATTGAATAAGTTAAGCGAAGAAATTTTATCAATACTCGATAGGCCCGTTGAAACTTGTAAAGCACTTTCGAAATGTATACAAAATGGTGTGGCATTTCACCATGCAGGCCTTACTTATAAACACAGAAAAATTGTTGAAGACGGATTTAGAAACAGGCTTATAAAAGTAATTTGCTGTACACCAACACTTTCAGCAGGATTGAATTTACCATGTAGACGAGCAATTGTGCGAGACATTAAACGATACTCACAAAACGGTCTTGTAGATATTCCAAGAATGGAAATTCAGCAATGTATTGGAAGAGCCGGTCGGCCTGGACTGGATCCTTATGGTGAAGGAATAATTTATATTAAAAATGAACGTGACGCCGAAAAAGCTTATGAAATACTCACAGGAAGTGTTGAAAATATCTATTCAAAACTTGCAAATCAGAAAGTTTTGAGAATTCATATTTTAGGTTTAATCTCGACAGGAGAAATTAAAGACGGACAAAATCTTGTTAATTTTATGAAAAATACATTTTATGCACACCAGTTTGGAAATATTGGTGCTGTTTTATTAAATGTATCCGAAGTTGTAGAATTTTTAGAAAAAAATAAGTTTTTAGAAACAACAATTCACAAAAAAACAGAGAACAAAGTTAGGGAACTTTCTTTCGACTCTTCAAATAATTTAGTTTTAGATTCAAAAGAAACGTCGTTTGATCTTACAAATCCTAATTCAAACATTGAATTTAGATCAACGAAGCTTGGAAAAAGAATTTCTGAACTTTATATTGATCCGATGAGTTCTGAAATTATAATTGAAGAATTACATGAATTGAAGAAAAAATGCGACCAATTGGATCGATCAAAAATTGATCAGTATTTATTCTATTTAATTTCAAAAACTAACGAAATGAGGCCACTTTTAAGAATCAGGCCGAATGAAGAACTTGATTTAATTCTTGAAATGGATAAAATGGGACTGAAAGATTATTCGATAGAAAATATTGAAGCTTTTAAAAATTCAAAAATGTTTTGCGACTGGGTAAGTGAAATTCCTGAAGAAATAATTTTAGAAAAGTACGGTGTTGAACCAGGAATACTGCGGTACAAGGTTGAACAGGCTAAATGGATGATATATTCGACAAAAGAGATTGCAAAATTAATCCATTTAGATAATAGTGAGATCTATAAATCACTTTTAAAAATGGAAGTAAGGATTGAATATGGTGCAAAAGAAGAACTAATTGAACTTTTAAACGTTAAGAATGTGGGCCGTATAAGATCGAGAAAACTATATGATGCAGGAATCAGATCTAAAATCGAGATAAACAAAAACCCTGAAAAAATACTTGAACTTTTCGGCGAAAAAATCGGTAAAAAGATACTTGGAGAACATGGAATGAAATATGGCCAACAAACTCTCCTAAATTTTAATTAAAATTGTAATATAAATTTTTTAAAAAAGTTATGCTCAGCTGTCCCCGTTGTCTTCATCGGAAAAGGTTCCTCAGTGAAGTCGGCACTCATCATTGCATACTTAAATCAGGGAAATATTCTTTAATTAGATATAAAGCTTAAATAACCTGATATATATAGTTGAGTTATCTTGAAATAAGTTATTAAAAATTTAAAATTAAAACGTGTTAAAGATGTATGTTTTTTTAGATACTGAAACAACAGGCCTTCACCCAGGACAGATTGCACAGCTTTCTTATCTGGTAACTGATGAAGATTTGAACTTAAAAAAAGTTTTTAATCAATACTACTTGGTTGACCATATGTCAAGAAGCGCTGCAAAAGTTCATGGATTAACTATGGATATACTTGATGAATTATCAAATGGAATGACTTTTGAAGATACTGTCGATGAAGTACGGGATGATCTTGAAGATTCTGTAATAATCGGACACAATATTTCATTTGATATTCGATTTTTAAAAGCAGAGTTTGAAAGACTCGGTCCAGAATACATTCCAAAAGATAAATTCTGTACAATGTTTCATTTTACTCCAATTTGTAAACTTCCTGGCCAGAAACGATATAAACGGCCAAAATTGGTTGAATTGATGGAATTTTTAGAACAGTGTCCACACGAGGGACTCGAATTT
This Methanococcus maripaludis C5 DNA region includes the following protein-coding sequences:
- a CDS encoding 3'-5' exonuclease: MYVFLDTETTGLHPGQIAQLSYLVTDEDLNLKKVFNQYYLVDHMSRSAAKVHGLTMDILDELSNGMTFEDTVDEVRDDLEDSVIIGHNISFDIRFLKAEFERLGPEYIPKDKFCTMFHFTPICKLPGQKRYKRPKLVELMEFLEQCPHEGLEFTKKTYGCSDVGFHDARYDTGILYLCYKKGVLLDHIKKD
- a CDS encoding DEAD/DEAH box helicase — protein: MHVLDLLKENKITELRPPQKKVIDEGLFDKTKNFLICIPTASGKTLIGEMALLNHILDENKNLTGKKGLFIVPLKALANEKFDEFREKYEKYGIKVGLSIGDFDTKENLSKFHIIITTSEKLDSLMRHNVEWINDVSLAVIDEIHLIGDNERGGTLEVILTKLKNLNAQIVGLSATIGNPEELSNWLNAKLIVDGWRPVELKKGIYFENELEFLKNPAKKIKQVSRNNLTDLIVDSVEEKGSCLIFCNSKRNAVGEAKKHNLAKYLTRTEQHELNKLSEEILSILDRPVETCKALSKCIQNGVAFHHAGLTYKHRKIVEDGFRNRLIKVICCTPTLSAGLNLPCRRAIVRDIKRYSQNGLVDIPRMEIQQCIGRAGRPGLDPYGEGIIYIKNERDAEKAYEILTGSVENIYSKLANQKVLRIHILGLISTGEIKDGQNLVNFMKNTFYAHQFGNIGAVLLNVSEVVEFLEKNKFLETTIHKKTENKVRELSFDSSNNLVLDSKETSFDLTNPNSNIEFRSTKLGKRISELYIDPMSSEIIIEELHELKKKCDQLDRSKIDQYLFYLISKTNEMRPLLRIRPNEELDLILEMDKMGLKDYSIENIEAFKNSKMFCDWVSEIPEEIILEKYGVEPGILRYKVEQAKWMIYSTKEIAKLIHLDNSEIYKSLLKMEVRIEYGAKEELIELLNVKNVGRIRSRKLYDAGIRSKIEINKNPEKILELFGEKIGKKILGEHGMKYGQQTLLNFN